In a single window of the Mustela nigripes isolate SB6536 chromosome 17, MUSNIG.SB6536, whole genome shotgun sequence genome:
- the B3GNT9 gene encoding UDP-GlcNAc:betaGal beta-1,3-N-acetylglucosaminyltransferase 9, translated as MRRRLRLRGDASLTLLLGAALGLLLYSQREGAAPTTSAPRTHRKAAREPTPGLRVFQASDAGAAPAPPAYEGDTPEPPTPTGPFDFGRYLRAKDQRRFPLLINQPHKCRGDGSPEGGPDLLIAVKSVAADFERRQAVRQTWGTEGRVQGALVRRVFLMGVPRAAGTDGAEAEGEGTRTHWPALLRAESRAYADILLWAFDDTFFNLTLKEIHFLAWASAYCPDVRFVFKGDADVFVHVGNLLEFLGPRDPAKDMLAGDVIVQARPIRARASKYYIPEAVYGLPAYPAYAGGGGFVLSGATLRRLAGACAQVELFPIDDVFLGMCLQRLRLTPEPHPAFRTFGIPRPSAAPHLRTFDPCFYRELVVVHGLSAADIWLMWRLLNGPQGPACAHPWPVAAGSFQWGP; from the coding sequence ATGAGGCGGAGGCTGCGCCTCCGCGGGGACGCGTCGCTCACACTGCTCCTCGGCGCCGCCCTCGGTCTTCTTCTCTACTCACAGCGCGAAGGCGCGGCCCCGACGACTAGCGCCCCGCGAACGCACAGGAAGGCAGCGCGGGAGCCCACCCCCGGACTCCGGGTCTTCCAGGCATCGGACGCAGGCGCAGCCCCAGCCCCGCCGGCCTACGAAGGGGACACACCGGAGCCGCCCACCCCCACGGGACCCTTTGACTTTGGCCGCTATCTGCGCGCCAAGGACCAGCGGCGCTTCCCCCTTCTCATTAATCAGCCGCACAAATGCCGAGGAGATGGCTCACCTGAAGGTGGACCCGACTTGCTCATCGCGGTCAAGTCAGTGGCGGCGGACTTCGAGCGGCGCCAAGCCGTGCGCCAGACGTGGGGTACTGAGGGTCGCGTGCAGGGGGCGCTCGTGCGCCGCGTGTTCTTGATGGGCGTGCCCAGGGCCGCGGGCACAGATGGGGCAGAAGCGGAGGGGGAGGGCACGCGAACCCATTGGCCTGCCCTGCTGCGTGCTGAGAGCCGGGCGTATGCGGACATCCTGCTCTGGGCTTTCGACGACACTTTCTTCAACCTAACGCTCAAGGAGATCCACTTTCTCGCCTGGGCCTCCGCGTACTGCCCTGATGTGCGCTTTGTTTTTAAGGGCGACGCAGACGTGTTTGTGCACGTGGGAAACCTGCTAGAATTCCTAGGGCCGCGAGACCCTGCGAAGGACATGCTCGCGGGTGATGTGATCGTGCAGGCTCGGCCAATCCGTGCGCGGGCCAGTAAATACTACATCCCTGAGGCGGTGTATGGCCTGCCCGCCTACCCGGCCTACGCTGGTGGTGGGGGCTTTGTGCTTTCAGGGGCCACGCTGCGTCGCCTAGCCGGCGCCTGCGCACAAGTTGAGCTTTTCCCCATTGACGACGTCTTTCTGGGCATGTGTCTACAGCGCCTTCGGCTCACACCAGAGCCCCACCCTGCTTTCCGCACCTTTGGCATTCCCCGTCCTTCAGCAGCGCCGCACCTGCGCACCTTTGACCCCTGCTTTTACCGGGAGCTGGTTGTAGTGCACGGGCTCTCAGCTGCGGACATCTGGCTTATGTGGCGCCTACTGAATGGGCCCCAAGGGCCAGCCTGTGCCCATCCGTGGCCTGTCGCTGCTGGCTCTTTCCAGTGGGGCCCCTAG